From the Argentina anserina chromosome 3, drPotAnse1.1, whole genome shotgun sequence genome, the window TTGTAGCTTCTTGGCTGTTAATTGGGTGTTACCACATAGGAGAAGGAGTGGGGGAGACTACTATTTTGATAGCCCTGTAGGGGATGAGCTTTAATTGTATTCTTAGGTGCTTGAGATTGAGACTAGGGGTTCTAAAGCACCTAAGAATATTGATCATTatgatgatttttttcttaGTAGCAGAAAGTGTTTTAGAGAAAAGATAGAACCCCACCCCAAATGCGCAATAagcctttaaaaaaaagtggTGAGCCAACAGAATCGTTTGGAACAATTTGATTATTACTTTGAACTCTCTTGTAGTCCGGTAGAGTGCTCGAGTCATTTTTTCTAGAAAATTCTAGTTCCAAGAGTAGATAGTGTTATTGTAAGTACATACTTTGAGCATTTTGGGGACTCAGAGGATTACTTAAGTGAATGATGTTGTCTTCAAAGTTGGAATGTTTTGTTCTCTCTGTACCATCAGTAGATATCAGGTTTTTCTTATTCATATGTGATTATGGATTTAATTTTTAGTAGTACTCATGTGCAGTGATTGTTACCCTTTTATATGTGGAAAAATGCTTGATAGCCTGATGttagattttctttttttccctaTCATTTTGCGGTCATTTATAGCTGGTTAAAGTCTTCTGGCAATCTTATATTGATTACAGGTAAATATGGCACATGACACACGATCTAGTCGGAAAGTCAAGGATGACGAGAGTAATAATTCCATTGGGAGGCAGATTAGTAGTAAAGGACCCAGTACTTCAGGCTCGTCAACGTCAGATACACCTGTCTTAAGGAGGTCTTCTAGAGAAACATTGTTGAAGAAAAACAACAGTCTGAGCCCTTCTAGCAATCGGAAGTCTGAACGACTTGAAAAAGAAATACCTGAAACTCCTCCAGCTAAGAAGAAATCTGAGAGAGGTGAGAATAAGTCAACGCCGAGTACTCTAAGGAGGTCTGAAAGAGGCAAGACTCAGTCATCCACTTCTGCATCTAGAACATCTAATAAAAGCTTGGATTTATCACCAATGAAAGAAAGAAGggaaaacaaggagaagagTGTGAAACAATTGACCTTGGGGACTGAGAAACTTAGCAATAGTGTGAAACAAAATGTAGGACATAGGCAGGTCAAACAAAAAAGATTGAACTCACGTGCTTATATCAGAAGTCTCCAAGGATATATGAAACCTTCAGGTAAATGATCGACTGTTGTGTAATATCTTCCTTCCTTCAAATTTGTAGTCACATTGAAACTGCTCATTCTAGTCATTCTCACTGTACTGTTTGGATTTCAGATGTTCAGAAGCTGAGGGATAAATGTACACCGCCACCATTTTACAGTGCTGTAACTGAAATGATCAATCAGGTGCCTGAAAGGGTAAAGGTGGATTTTTCTGCCATGGAAAAGCAGACGCCCGAGCTGACAACTTCTATATCAAACGGAAAAATTTCTGATGTTAATATCGGCTTAGAAGGCAGTGACTGTATTACACCTTCTAAAAGGAAAAGGGAGATGGCTGATGGAGGATCTGATTCTTTGGGAGCAAACACGAGTAAAAAGGTCTGCACCGTGGTTGATGCCGTCTCTTTATTGTCATCTGGCTGTACAGAAAATCTTCCGGTTGAAAAATGTGGTGTCTGTTTTAAGCGACAAAGGTATTACTACACTCGACCATCATTCTGTTTCCTTTTCTATAAGTGGTAGTTTACCAATTGATTTACATCTAGTCACATCAACTATCGACTAATGATCAACctcatttaaaatttattgtgCCTAGTATGTTCCATATTCAATTTGACAAGTTTTGGCTTATTTTATCTTGATTGATTTCTTATGAATAATGATTGcatatgatttgtttttttgatGTCGTTAATTTAATTCTTTCCACTTTCAAGAGATGGATATAGTATAAGCTAAGAATTAAATTGAGAATATCAGTATGACTGGTTGATAAAGAAATGATTTAGAAGTGAGGTATATACTTCTTTATGTTATTCTTTCCCGAAAGTAATGGATTTTTCTGCCcacaaattaattaattcgaTATTACTAGATCAACATGGAATTATCTAATAATTGGGTGCCATTGATTTATTGTTTCATCATTCTAATTTCTGCTACTATGCTCACACGATGGATATCGGTGTTTCATTATTGTTACTCATTAGAAATTCTTTCGCAGGGAAAACtgtaaattgcaatagtatgGTTACGTAGAAGTCTGAGATGATTCTCTTTTCAGTAGGCCTGTAAATTAAGCCCAGGGCCAACGGGCTACCCAAACTTAGTCCAAAAAATTGGGCTACTGGCTAGCTTGCCCCAAACTAATGGGTGGGCTTTACTCGGCCCGTTTTGGAATGGGTAGGGTATAGACAACATTTTTCAAGCTCTTGGCCGATCCAAAGCCCTACCCATATGGTATATTATAGGGTCGGTCCGTAGCCCGACTCATTTTCGAtgtcaaattttattattaatttatgagTGATTGATATAACCAGCAAATTATGTTGGTTCAATTGACAAATGTGTTATCTTTATAAGAAGGAGTTCATGAGTTCAACTCCTATctcaatcaaaattttcaaatgaaagttaaaatattttattatctaAAACTCACTAGCCAAATGTAGGTTGGGCCATGGGCGGGCTTTTTAAGCCCAAACTTTATCTGCCCAAAGGGCGGGTTCGGGCTTCACATGTTTTGATAGAGCCGGCCTTGCCCGGCTCATTTTACACCTAGAGCTTAAAAAGGCACGAGTCGGGTAGTATGTGAGTCTTCATATCTTAGGGTCGGGCCGGCCCTGCCCTGCCCATTTTACAGGCCTACTTTTCAGTGTATCTGAGTTGGATATAGAATTTGGTTTGTCAATGCTGGGCAATGATAGTAAACATTATGTCAACGTACACGGTGTTGCTTGTAATTCTGACTCTGTAATATTCATAGTCCTTCATTCAcctgttttttcttcttgtttctcATTTGATACAATCAGGTTAGACAGTGATTCAATGAAGCATGATTGTTGCTCTTGTGGAACAAAGCTGCTATCTGTTGGTGAAAATGAGGTTTGTttcctccccccccccccccccccccttcttCTCAGGTTTTTTATTTCTAGTTTTCCTAGTTTCCCCTTGTTGATATCGTATTGATTTTTTCTATCTGTGTACATAAGGTGTTGCCCCTCATTTTCTATCTGTGTACATAAGGTGTTGCGTCTCATTTCACTTTTGTTGAAAGTAGTCCCATCATTGGTATCAATTTGTGGATATAAATTGTAAACATTTTCTGATCTCTTACTGAATGATTTGTTGGGAACAGATAAACTTTCCCTAGCacaaaatctgaaaatttcagaAATGAACTTGTTCACGCAAATAACAATAAATAGATCAGAACAATTTTTAGCAACAGCTCTAGACTCTGTGTGTCGTATTATATCTGCATGGGCTAGCATCTTTGAAATAATAACAAaagcttttcttttctttcttttttatatgtCAGTTCTGCCAGATTCTGCTGTCAAAATTTCTAGGCAATGCACGTTTACATAAATCCTCATCGTTGTTGGTTGCAAAAATAGGTTTCTAATTTCggtatattttgaatactTGCAGCTGGATATTGGAGATGTCCGAGCTGATAATATAGTGAGCCAACTTGAAAAGCTTAACATTTATATGCAGCAGAAGGTGTTGTCTGGAGATCTCGTATCAAATGGTGAAGAAAATAGTCGAAATGCATGCCTCATTTGCACTTCTGGGGGGAAGCTCTTGTGGGTAACCTTTTCTTCTGGTTTTCACATTGTTGTTGCAACTAGATTTTATCAGCTTATTAGGAAAGTTGCTTTATGATACTGCTACATATAGCTGTCGCAATTTTTATCTTGTATGCTTGTTATATTTTATGAGTTGAGAAGCTATAAGCATAAAAGATACTTTTGCTTAGTGCATTTGTAATTAGCCCGAAAAATGACACCAACAAGCATCCATATAAAGATATAGATTTCCTTTTCCCAGTTCCAGAAAGCAAGTACCCAATGGCTCAAAACACCCTTTGAAACAACCCAATAGGCTTCAACCCCCCTAAACAACTATCCTCATGATATGTTTTCCTATTCTTATAGTTTGGTTTCAATTCCAGGTGCTGTGATGGAAAAGGATGCAAGAGTAGCTATCATCTTTCTTGTCTAGATCCTCCTATGAGTGATGCTCCTACTGGAGTCTGGTACTGTTCTGTGTGTGTTCAGAAAAACACAGAATCCAGTATACATTCTATGTCAGATGAACCAGAGTCACTCGGGAATGCTAGAGACGTGGAGGTATCAGATGCTGATGGTATGAAGAAATTATGCGAAGTTGGGTTCATCTTTGTGTCCGGCAATATGCTTAGGGCCTCTATCATTTTTGCTTTTGGtttacatttttattttgttttcagattcgtcCAGGTTTATGGAGTACTGGGTTCCTGTAGAAATATCGAATGTTCAGCGAGAGCTATACTGTGAAAAGCTGCTGTTAAACCCCTCATTGCTTTACTTATCTTCATCAAAAGATCTTGTTGGAGCACTCCACGATCTACTTAGATCTACACGAAAGGTTTGTTGCTTTTGCTTTACTTAAGTTATGGTTGCATGAGGTCTGCATATCTTTTCATCCTCTACTCTATTCTTAATTTCTCCCATGGTTTCATAGTCCTTATTGGCACAGCATTGTTATATTGACTTTTAAGAATACCATTGCTTGGAAATATGTATTGGCTGGATATGGACACTGGGATAAAGTTGTATTTTGGACATTAGGGTTTAAGCAGTTCTGGGTAGAATTGGAGGAGGCATGAAGGTCCATCTAATGAGGTTAAGAGTTTTAGGAATAGGAAATATTGGTAGCAAGGGATATTTCTTTGTTGCGACAGGTTTGTTATTGTGTAATAAAAACTATGGTTAACACTTAACATGCGTCCAGGATATCGGCCTGGCTGCTGGGATGCAAAACCTGTTTAAAAAACATTCATCAAGACGTTCTCCAGTAATGCACCAATGTTTCAGCTTTGTTATTGAGGAAAAAGTGAGATTTAAGATCTTAGATTACAAAGATTCATGAAAAAATTGCTAACCCAAGTTTACTTTTTCAAGATCATAGATTACAAAGAATCATGAAGAGGTGATAGAGCCGTGATCATTATTGATTCTGTTAGAAATAGTGACTTTGGTGGGTTGGAAAATGGATGAAATGCGCTATAGCTCATAGTTATTGTTCCTCTGttttttgttctgtttttttcaatgtaagctgttttccttttcctaaataaataaaaattatctaTTGCTTCCCCACTGCTGTTCATAGCTTATGACAAACTAAGATTGTTTGCACCATTTTAATGGCTggtgaaaagaagaaattcCTTCTTTAAAAGTTGATTTGTCATGTTATAAATTTTTCTCTGCCTTTCATCACCCCTCCTTGTGGATTTGCATTAAGTTACGTGCATGGTACTTAACAGTGCTGTGATCACCCTTACATTTTGGAAGCATCGGTACAAGAAAAAGTTATGGAAGTCGAAGGCATTCAAGCAATTGacaattttgaagaaaaaaagaaagcaaTGTTGGATGCCGGAATAAAGACAAGTGGCAAGCTTCAGCTTCTTGACATGATGCTTATGGAGATAAAGAATCAAGGTTTTAGAGTGCTAATCGTATATCAGGTGCACAAATTAAAATTCTATGACATTTactttcttttattattatatcaTTTTGTGAGGTATACTGTCTCGTATTATTGATAAAAATACTATATTAAGATATACAGAGTGAAATTACTCTCCTCATGTACAATCTAcacaataatttttataatatgaTGAAACGCATGGTGCTAGAGCCAATATTTAGATTATTAAAAAGCGAAAGGAGGATTGTAAAATGAGGAGTGCAAATTTCGGTTTCCGAATATACTTATAGGAAAAATCAATATATTCACATGGATTGCATCCACAAACAGGACAAACTACATATGCCAAGGGCCAATACCAGGCTCCTCCTTATCGTTGAAACCAGAGAATTGAAACTTACTGCTGCCTTCTTATCTAGTAGATTCACAGGAGTGTTTAGATCTTAAAATTATTGGTAACACATGCTGAAAAGTTTGAATAGAACTTAAGTTTGAATAGAAGTTAAACTCTGTGGCTTGACCCTTTTTTACCTTCTATAAACTGCTTTTTCTCCATCAACATATCTGGTATCCCCAATTCCTGCTTTCGCTCTGCAGACCCAGTACACCTTACTCCCTTTTCCACCACCGAAATCTACATGTTTTTCAATTGGCAAAGAGTGATTGATCTTAGTAGAACTAGTGATCTCAGTatcttctttgttttcaaGTAAATTCTTCTAGAGTATGATTGGCTACGAAGATGAACTTTCTGTCAATTGTACTATATTCTGTAACTGAGTATCAATTTTTCTGGACTTGACTTGTGTCAAGGGCGATCCCCAgccttttaaatttataataagaAGACTTGTTCATCGAGGAAACTCTGGTATCAAATCTGTAACAATTTTGCTCTTGAATTTCAGTAGTTTAGGGAAATTATATGGTAGGAGTTTAGGGCATGTGTGGTAATTACGTTATGATTTGATATACTGAATCATATTAGACTTAGAATGTGAATTTAGATTATTGATCAAAATGAATAATGCAAAGAGAGTGCAATCGATTTTTATACTGCAAGGAAGGTTTAATATATGTACTGCTATCACAATCAAACCTGAAGGActggttttgaattggaagTTGGACGTCTTAAGTGAAATGCACTTTATTTACAAATTTGGGTGTTTGTGTAGTTATTCCAATAATCATATCCTATGGGCTAGAAATCCGTAATTGAAAAGGATATACTGAATCAAATAAACTAAGACTTCTGATCCACAAAGATGAATAACACCATAAGAGTTTTTTACAAGTATGTGTAGTATTATGCTCGCTGGAATCTGAAATGCAGTGATGGTCTCATTCTAATGTTCATTActcatttttttaatgttatgtcacttttttctctttttattaCCAGTCAATAGGTGGTCCGGGAATTGGTCCGGGAATTTGTATAGGAGATATTTTGGATGATTTCCTGCGTCAAAGGTATGGTGAAGACTCTTATGAACGAGTTGAACAGGGTGTCGTTGCCACTAAGAAAGGCGAGTCAATGGACAAGTTTAACAATAAGGCATGTGGTAGGTTTGTGTTCTTATTGGAGACTCGTGCCTGCCGTCCCAACATCAAACTATTATCAGTTGATACTATTATTATATTTGGGAGTGACTGGAACCCAGTGAATGATGTACGAGCCTTGCAAAAGATATCACTTGATTCACAGTTTGAGCAGATAAAAGTATTTCGCTTGTATTCGACTTGCACCATAGAGGAAAAAGCTCTGATTTTGGCAAAGGAGGAGAAGATTCTTGACAGCAATCTGCATAATATTAACAAGATTAATTGTCAATTGCTCCTTTCGTGGGGTGCACCTTATCAATTTGTTAAACTGAATGAGTTTCATTTGCCAGGCTCCAGTGTCAGTATCTTACCAGTAAAATCACCTCTGAAAGATGTCATCCAGGAATTTGTGTCCCTACTTCCTCAGGATGCCAAAAACGGTGGCTTCAGTGGTTTATCTGTTATCTCGAAAGCTCATCAAACAGGAGGAGGTTACAGTATGAAGACTAGCTTGTTCAGTGAATTGAAATGTCAACATATGGGTGATGGGAAGCCACTCAGTTTTTGGTTAAAACTGTGGGAGGGAAAACATCCACAGTGGAAATATTGTATTGGTTTGTCTCAGAGGAACAGAAAAAGAGTAAAACATATGGATAAAGAGCTATCAAAGAAAGCACAAGTTGAAATTGATGAAGCCGTAAAAAAACGGAAGAGGTTGGGAAATAGTAATTATGGTTCAGGCAATTTAAAACCTGGATTTGAGAGGAAAACAACTCCTATATCTGAGGATGGTAATTAGCTGTTTATGTtatcttttcagttttctTTCCTGACATCTTCGAAAGAGTGGTGTTGTGGTGCAATATAAGAGTCAGCCTGTGGACTACTCGAGTCCCTGCTAGTTTCTGAAAGCATCTCTTTTTTTGCAGGAGCTTTTGTAACTCGAGCAGACAATGTGCTTCGCTCTTCTTCTTGGTTATCTGCTTTTATAAATAAGAAAAGCATTTTTGCAATACCAGTGAGTGACAAATCTGAGGAGAGAAGAAAATTCCTTGATGCTCAGAAGAGTCTGCATCTTCATTTGAAGCCGGAGATATCAAAACTTTGTGGAGTCCTACAATTCTCTGTATGTAAATTTAATATCCTGCTAACTATgttttactctttttttttacgtCATATGTGCTGCTGTTCTGAATCAACATTCAACTACATCTCAGTAAAATATTATTGTCTTCTTTGATGATATCTTTTTAAATCTTACTATAATGCAGGATCTTCACAGGGTTTGGGTTGAAAAGTTTCTTGAATATGTGATGATGAATCACAAAGTTAATAGAGAACCAGCAACCATATTGCATGCATTTCAGATATCTGTGGTAAAGcaatttgttattttatcCAGCAATGTTGGCGTGAAATTATTGTCTTTTGTTAATTCAACTTTTATAATTCTCCAGTTTTCTCTCTTGTTTATAACCGATTCTGTACATTCCAGTGTTGGACTGTGGCGTCTTTTCTGAAGCACAAACTTGACCACAAAGAATCGTTTGCACTTGCAAAACAGCATCTTAACTTTGATTGCCAGAAGGAAGAGGCAGACCGCGTTTTTTCAATGCTGCGGTGTCTGAAGAAAATGTTTTTATACCGTACGAGGAACTTTAAGGCTGCAGACTCTCCAAATATTTCTGAACTCTCAAATAATGGTACAATCTCAGACTTCCAAGGGGTCAAATTGAGTGCTGCAGACTATCAGCTATATTTAGTAGGCAAGGATGTTGAAAAATGTATCAATGAAATGCGGAAGAAgtttgagaagaagatgaaaaaacTTCTCGAAAAACAATCTGAAGAGCAAAgacaaattatgaaattttacGAGGAGGAAAAGGAGCAACTTGAAAGGAAGCACAAAATAGAGTTGGCTGTAAATCGAATTACTGCAATGAGTTTAGATAGACTGAGGATCATGGAAACTGAATTTGAAAAGGAAATTGAAGAGCATAAACACCGGGTGGACATGCAGCTGCAACTGCTCGAGAAATTACAGCTGGAAGCAAGGGTTAAGCTCAAAGAGAAGGAGAACCAACGAGTAGAGGAAGTGCAAAACTGGGTTCGTGAGGAGTTGTTGAATAGGGCACCTTCAGTTGCACCTGATGAAACTGCAGCATGTAGCAGTCCCGTTAGACCAGTCACGACTTCTGCTCGACCCATTATTGAAGATGGTGCACATGATCCAATGACTTCTGAGGATGTTAATAATACTGTGAAAAACAATCAAGAAAATGTTGCTTCTATGATTCCTTGTGCCAAGGAGCTGATGACTAACGGAATCACCGCAGAAAGTGGGGAGGCTCTACTAAATGTCCCAGAGATCATCACTAGCAAAGTTGTAACCTCCAGTCTTCCTCCTTTTGAAGAAAGGATTGACAACTCTGACAAAATACCCATGTTTGATAGGGATGTTGGACTGGAACAGCCCATAATTGTCGGTTCAACTGATGGTCCACTGACTCTGTCAGCTACAGAACAGTACCCTCATGGGACTGCATTAAGCATGCCTGACAGAGAGGCACCACTTGAATTGCCTGAGACTGTCAGTTTGATTCATGGTGTTAATAATATTGTGTCTGTGAGCCCTTGTGCATCTGAAGAACAAATCCATGTAGTAACAAAAAACATATCAGGTAATGAGGTCGAGTCAGCAGTGGTTGCAACTGTGAGTTCGAATGATGCTCGACTGAATCATCTCTCCAGGGTTCCTCATTCATCTGAACAACTGAATGTTGACAATCTTACAAAAATGGGGAACGGTGAAGTGAATGATACTACTACATCTGATATTGCAACTGGGGTCAACCAGCAGAAAACTCCTGAGTTATCTTCAGCTGCTAAATCGGTCACAACTATATATTCTGAGCACTCAGACCAAGAAGTAGCCTCCAATGAGCCAGTAGTACCAGCCTCTGAGAGACCAGACCGTGGTTCTCAGTTTTCTTCAGCGTGTTGTGAGAACCAAGTTCAAGATACTGTCTTGGTTACATCGACTACAGAGCAATATGGACATGTGCAAGCTCGCAAAGAGCAGTTTACATGCCTACCAGTTGAAAATCAAGCATTGCAATCAGTTGCAATCATAGCTTCTGATCATGATGAGTTAGTGGTACATGTACCTAACAGATTATCTTCAGCTTGTGCAATTGAAGTTAATCAAAGTACTGAAAATCAAGATGGAGGTGTCCTGTCCACTACGGTACAAGATGGAGATGCACGAGCTACTGGGAACCAGATTACAAGTCAACCAGTTGAAAACCCAGTATCCCAATATGTTGCCATTGTAGAATCTGATCATGAAGTGCCCGCAGCTGTAGTACAACTACAGCCTCCTCCTGAGCCTGCAGCTATTGGAATTGACATTCAGCCAAGTAGGAGCGATCACACCTCTAACCaagtttctcaggctcccatGCAAGTAGTTGAGAACTTTTCTGATCAATCAAATGAAACTGCTTTGCGGCCAGCACCAAGTCTATCCTGGCATCAGCCGTTTGATGTAATTACTAATGGATCTGGGCAGTTTTTTTCAGAAACACGGGATACTTCTTTAACTAATAGTCGTCCTATACATGCTGCTCCCCAGGGGACACTAAGGATGCCTCACCATTTATACCCTGACCCACTTCAAAGTGAATTGGAAAGATTGAATAAAGAAATGGAACAAAACATTAAGTCTCATGAAGATAAGGTCTGTTTTGAAGTTGACCTTTTGTGCATTATTGTTTTCAGAAACTTTTTCTGAAATTGTGTTTGTATCAAACAGAAGCTGCGTCTGAAATCCGATTATGACAAGAAAATAGAAGAGGCTGTTGCTGAACTTCGCCGGCAATGTGAGACTAAACTTCAGGAGGAAGAAGCCACGTTTCGGCATGTACAGAAGGAACTGGATGCAAATCATAATAAAGTTTTGATGAATAAGATTTTGGCTGAGGCTTTCAGGTCTAAATGCACAGATCTTAGGGCGTCAAATGTGTCTGGAGTGCAGCAAGGTATGACATTCTCTTGTGTTGTTTATCATTCCTTGTTACTTTCATTCCACCTCCAAAACAGCATGAAAGGTCAAAAACACCACCGGGCTTTCTTTGTTTGCATAGTGTGACTTGAACTGCTCAAGAACTACCTTTCATCTCCTCGACACAGAAACAATCATACAGATAACACACTCACTAACTCTGTTGTCTTTTATTGGTGTGGCCTGTCATTTAAAAACTTGGCACCCGTATTGCACAATTAAAACAAATGCTTTGAATGCCGATGCCATTGCAAGGCTTCAATATAGCACCTGCTTTTAATAAAGTTTCCTTGTGTATAACGctgtcaaaactcaaaacaaaGCTGCATCTTTTAGATTCACCAAGGTTCACCAATCTCGAGTAATGACTTATTCAATTGTAGCCATTAGTTGATCTCCATGCATTGTAGTCTCTTCGATCTCTGCAATATTTTTCCTGTCCATGCGTACTTTGTGCCTTGCTCACTGCCATTTTCCTGCAGACGGACATTCTTTTATCCAGCAGTTGCTTCAGTTTTCTATGCAGCAAAATGGACAGGGGACTTCTTCAGTTTCTAGCTCACCATCAACCAGCCTTCCTTCAGCTAGTCTGCAGACTTCTATTGCACCCTTACCCAGCCAACAGGGTTCTTTTATTGCTCCAATTATCAGACTGCAGACTTCTAGTGCACCTTTTCCCAGCCTGCAAACAACCCTACCGGCATCTGCGACTGCACCCAGTCAGCATTACACAGCTCCAATCATGCAGACTGTTCCGCTTTCCCCTGCTTCTTCCATTCCAGCAAGACCCCCTCATATCGGTACCTTTTCTGGTTCCACAGGAATCCCCCAAGGTGGAGGTCAGATCCGTTCCCCAGCCCCACATCTCCAACCATTTAGGCCTTCAACATCTGTTACAGGTACAACACCTTGTTCAACTTAGCTGTATGCTAGATTCTTTGTATTTCAGTATATTGTTAGTGTTGTAAGTCTAGGTAGTGGCTTAAGCTAAGCAGGTATAAAATTCATATGCCGAGAATATTTTACCCGCTTCATTGTAGGTACTCcttgttaatcaaattttgGTCCCTTACAGGCACCAGCCCTCTGTCTCAGGAAGGTGGGATTTCAAATCCTCAATCCCATAGCAACACCCCAGCGACATCGCCATCACTTCCGCATTTGTCTCAAATGGCAGCTCCCACACAACAGATTGTTCCCTGTAGTGGGGCCCCACATGTTGAAACTGCAGGGCGTAGCTCGACACCTAATTCTGCATCTGCGTTGAAGTTGCTGATGGATATGGAGAAACGTTCAGGTGCAAATCGACCAGGTGGTTTGTTGTCACTGCCGGCTTCAAATTCACTGAACCATCCTGGTCCTGTTTTTGTGAGCAGCGCAACTACCAACCCTGTAAATACAGGTGCAACCCATGAAATAGTTTGTTTATCTGACGATGACTAACCACTTATTGGATTTGAACCATTATGTTATTACTCCGTGTCCTTGGTGCTCTAGGTTATACAGTAGGGTTGGGATATGACATAGGAGAGTTAGAAGTTGTACTTAGGAACAATGCAAATTTCTAACATTGTAATATAGAAAATCGGTCTTGTTCATGTTGAAAAACTTTTTATGAGCATGGAGTTGGGTTGGGTTTGATCAAACTTTGCTATGAGAGCAATGATTCAGAGTTGTCAGAAAGACCGACTTGGGGAAAAACTTGTTTTCTCTTTAGGGGTTCCTAGTCGTTATGCTGACGCAGGACTAAACCAATCACCTTCCCCTCACAAATTGCTGAAAACGCTTGGTCATATTTTGTTTCTTGCCATAAAACTTAGTTCTGCTTCTAGGCTTGTAGATCTGTACAAGTGTAGATTGCCTATTGTTCAGACTTGGTGAAGGGTGCTATATTTGAGTAGTTGGTTGAGCATAAGAAGCAAATTGGGGTTCTAGCAAATTATATCAGGAGCAAGATATCACAAAGACTGGTATTCTCAACCGTCCATGAGGCTCCACTAGTGCAGAAACTGATGCATGTCTCTATTGATGCATTTTGTCACTTCACACAAAACTTTTTGTAAATGGGTGCTTCAACTAGGTGTGATCTCtttgtatcaaaaaaaaaaaaaactaggt encodes:
- the LOC126786760 gene encoding helicase protein MOM1 isoform X2, which gives rise to MVKKIVEMHASFALLGGSSCGCCDGKGCKSSYHLSCLDPPMSDAPTGVWYCSVCVQKNTESSIHSMSDEPESLGNARDVEVSDADDSSRFMEYWVPVEISNVQRELYCEKLLLNPSLLYLSSSKDLVGALHDLLRSTRKCCDHPYILEASVQEKVMEVEGIQAIDNFEEKKKAMLDAGIKTSGKLQLLDMMLMEIKNQGFRVLIVYQSIGGPGIGPGICIGDILDDFLRQRYGEDSYERVEQGVVATKKGESMDKFNNKACGRFVFLLETRACRPNIKLLSVDTIIIFGSDWNPVNDVRALQKISLDSQFEQIKVFRLYSTCTIEEKALILAKEEKILDSNLHNINKINCQLLLSWGAPYQFVKLNEFHLPGSSVSILPVKSPLKDVIQEFVSLLPQDAKNGGFSGLSVISKAHQTGGGYSMKTSLFSELKCQHMGDGKPLSFWLKLWEGKHPQWKYCIGLSQRNRKRVKHMDKELSKKAQVEIDEAVKKRKRLGNSNYGSGNLKPGFERKTTPISEDGAFVTRADNVLRSSSWLSAFINKKSIFAIPVSDKSEERRKFLDAQKSLHLHLKPEISKLCGVLQFSDLHRVWVEKFLEYVMMNHKVNREPATILHAFQISVCWTVASFLKHKLDHKESFALAKQHLNFDCQKEEADRVFSMLRCLKKMFLYRTRNFKAADSPNISELSNNGTISDFQGVKLSAADYQLYLVGKDVEKCINEMRKKFEKKMKKLLEKQSEEQRQIMKFYEEEKEQLERKHKIELAVNRITAMSLDRLRIMETEFEKEIEEHKHRVDMQLQLLEKLQLEARVKLKEKENQRVEEVQNWVREELLNRAPSVAPDETAACSSPVRPVTTSARPIIEDGAHDPMTSEDVNNTVKNNQENVASMIPCAKELMTNGITAESGEALLNVPEIITSKVVTSSLPPFEERIDNSDKIPMFDRDVGLEQPIIVGSTDGPLTLSATEQYPHGTALSMPDREAPLELPETVSLIHGVNNIVSVSPCASEEQIHVVTKNISGNEVESAVVATVSSNDARLNHLSRVPHSSEQLNVDNLTKMGNGEVNDTTTSDIATGVNQQKTPELSSAAKSVTTIYSEHSDQEVASNEPVVPASERPDRGSQFSSACCENQVQDTVLVTSTTEQYGHVQARKEQFTCLPVENQALQSVAIIASDHDELVVHVPNRLSSACAIEVNQSTENQDGGVLSTTVQDGDARATGNQITSQPVENPVSQYVAIVESDHEVPAAVVQLQPPPEPAAIGIDIQPSRSDHTSNQVSQAPMQVVENFSDQSNETALRPAPSLSWHQPFDVITNGSGQFFSETRDTSLTNSRPIHAAPQGTLRMPHHLYPDPLQSELERLNKEMEQNIKSHEDKKLRLKSDYDKKIEEAVAELRRQCETKLQEEEATFRHVQKELDANHNKVLMNKILAEAFRSKCTDLRASNVSGVQQDGHSFIQQLLQFSMQQNGQGTSSVSSSPSTSLPSASLQTSIAPLPSQQGSFIAPIIRLQTSSAPFPSLQTTLPASATAPSQHYTAPIMQTVPLSPASSIPARPPHIGTFSGSTGIPQGGGQIRSPAPHLQPFRPSTSVTGTSPLSQEGGISNPQSHSNTPATSPSLPHLSQMAAPTQQIVPCSGAPHVETAGRSSTPNSASALKLLMDMEKRSGANRPGGLLSLPASNSLNHPGPVFVSSATTNPVNTGATHEIVCLSDDD